One Gemmatimonadota bacterium genomic window carries:
- a CDS encoding CBS domain-containing protein has protein sequence MRAVTPVDGAGSRFPYAAGQMGTQDVTTGATPDAMRSFTRAVLRDLQALRRILDEGLIEEGVVRFGAEQEMFLVDEAWRPAPLSPEILDDLTEGDFTTEIARFNLELNLPPLVVDADVLTRMRGLLEAGVHRADEAARARGARVVLTGILPTLAKTDLSLDNMTPNDRYRELNEAFMAMAGGKVSLRIEGVDEIRLEHDSVMLEAANTSFQIHLQVGAADAARLYNISQAAIAPVLSACVNSPFLFGKRLWGETRIALFQQSLDTRAPTPSLRELSGRVDFGTSWARDDVLEIYREDLARFRVIMAGEPDEDPMKLLDRGEIPRLGALQLFNGTVYRWNRPCYGVADGVPHLRIECRALPAGPSVADEVANCALWLGVMRGLDREYGDPAERMDFADARANFVAAARYGLKAGFTWLDGEAVSARTFLRERLIPLATETLREEGLAAGDVDEYMGIIRDRVETGQTGARWLVTSATALQGEGWRAERLAALVAATAARQESGLPGHLWEPARLEEAGEWKRSYLRVEQYMSTDLYTVHQDALVDLVAFIMDSKHVRQILVEDDEHRLVGVVSYRSLLRLLAGGAGDPAAVPVEDIMEKDPVTIGPRTSTLEAIAVMREKGVSYLPVVQDGKLVGSVSERTFMPLAAQLMQEKLSEL, from the coding sequence GTGCGCGCAGTGACGCCCGTCGACGGCGCGGGCTCCCGTTTCCCCTACGCGGCGGGGCAGATGGGCACGCAGGATGTGACCACCGGAGCGACACCGGATGCGATGCGCTCCTTCACGCGGGCGGTGCTCAGGGACCTCCAGGCCCTGCGCCGGATCCTGGACGAGGGCCTCATAGAGGAGGGCGTCGTCCGCTTCGGCGCGGAGCAGGAGATGTTCCTGGTCGATGAAGCGTGGCGTCCGGCCCCGCTCAGTCCCGAGATCCTGGACGACCTGACGGAAGGCGACTTCACCACGGAGATCGCCCGCTTCAATCTCGAGCTGAACCTGCCGCCGCTGGTGGTGGACGCGGACGTCCTCACGCGCATGCGCGGGTTGCTGGAAGCCGGCGTCCACCGGGCGGACGAGGCGGCGCGTGCGCGCGGCGCGCGCGTCGTGCTGACGGGGATCCTGCCGACGTTGGCGAAGACCGACCTGTCGCTGGACAACATGACGCCGAACGATCGGTACCGTGAGTTGAACGAGGCGTTCATGGCGATGGCGGGGGGCAAGGTGTCGCTGCGCATAGAAGGCGTGGACGAGATCCGGCTCGAGCACGACTCGGTGATGCTGGAGGCGGCGAACACCAGCTTCCAGATCCACCTGCAGGTCGGCGCCGCGGACGCGGCGCGCCTCTACAACATCTCGCAGGCGGCGATCGCCCCCGTGCTGTCGGCGTGCGTGAACTCGCCCTTCCTGTTCGGCAAGCGGCTCTGGGGGGAAACGCGCATCGCGCTGTTCCAGCAGTCGCTGGACACGCGCGCGCCGACGCCCAGCCTGCGCGAGCTGAGCGGCCGTGTGGATTTCGGCACCTCCTGGGCACGCGACGACGTGCTGGAAATCTACCGGGAGGACCTGGCGCGCTTCCGGGTCATCATGGCGGGTGAGCCGGACGAGGATCCGATGAAGCTGTTGGATCGCGGAGAGATCCCGCGGTTGGGAGCGCTCCAGCTCTTCAACGGAACCGTGTACCGCTGGAATCGCCCCTGCTACGGAGTCGCCGACGGGGTCCCGCACCTGCGCATTGAGTGCCGGGCGCTGCCGGCGGGGCCCAGCGTTGCGGACGAGGTCGCGAACTGCGCCCTCTGGTTGGGCGTGATGCGGGGCCTGGACCGCGAGTACGGAGACCCGGCCGAGCGCATGGACTTCGCGGACGCGCGCGCCAATTTCGTCGCCGCGGCTCGGTACGGGCTCAAGGCCGGCTTCACGTGGCTGGACGGAGAAGCGGTGTCGGCGCGCACATTTTTGCGGGAGCGCCTGATCCCCCTGGCCACAGAGACCCTGCGCGAGGAGGGGCTCGCGGCCGGCGACGTGGACGAGTACATGGGCATCATCCGCGACCGGGTGGAGACCGGGCAGACCGGGGCGCGCTGGCTGGTGACCTCGGCGACCGCGCTGCAGGGCGAGGGCTGGCGCGCCGAGCGCCTCGCCGCCCTCGTCGCCGCCACCGCGGCGCGCCAGGAGAGCGGGCTGCCGGGCCATCTGTGGGAGCCCGCCCGGCTGGAAGAGGCCGGCGAATGGAAACGCAGCTACCTGCGCGTAGAGCAGTACATGAGCACCGACCTGTACACCGTGCACCAAGACGCGCTGGTGGACCTCGTCGCGTTCATCATGGACAGCAAGCACGTGCGACAGATCCTGGTTGAGGACGACGAACACCGGCTCGTCGGAGTGGTATCATACCGGTCGCTGTTGCGGCTTCTGGCGGGCGGGGCCGGCGACCCCGCGGCGGTGCCGGTCGAGGACATCATGGAGAAAGACCCGGTGACCATCGGCCCCCGCACGTCGACGCTGGAGGCCATTGCCGTGATGCGCGAGAAGGGCGTGTCGTACCTGCCCGTGGTGCAGGACGGCAAGCTCGTGGGATCCGTGAGCGAACGAACCTTCATGCCGCTGGCGGCGCAACTGATGCAGGAGAAGCTATCCGAGCTGTGA
- a CDS encoding succinylglutamate desuccinylase/aspartoacylase family protein, producing MTAAAPGPTLLCIAGLHGNEPAGVRALERISDAVARAGGLRRGRLVAMVGNLAALEDRERYVDRDLNRGWHARRSAGAGAEGDAPVEDREQAELLCAIESVLADDPHGVVALDLHTTSSFGPPFSLIGDTLANRAFAAGLGLPIVLGLEELLDGTLLDFLHGRVAVAVGVEGGQHDDPESADRLEAVVTRAIDELKMSVRRGAASDGAGAEDMRLNGRPRAPRFLEVRHRRQVDPPADGFRMRAGYLNFQPVGEGEVVADDADGPIRVPERGRLLMPLYQKLGEDGFFVVRPIRPFWIRVSGMLRRRRADRWVHLLPGVQTYPQRPATYAVNRRVARWFALEVFHLLGYRRARAHGDVLLVTRR from the coding sequence GTGACCGCCGCGGCGCCGGGCCCCACGCTGCTGTGTATCGCGGGGCTTCACGGCAACGAACCGGCCGGCGTGCGGGCGCTGGAACGGATCTCGGATGCGGTCGCTCGCGCGGGCGGGCTGCGGCGCGGGCGCCTGGTGGCGATGGTGGGGAACCTCGCGGCGCTCGAGGACCGCGAGCGCTACGTGGACCGCGACCTCAACCGCGGCTGGCACGCACGGCGGAGCGCCGGCGCCGGCGCCGAGGGAGATGCTCCAGTCGAGGATCGCGAGCAGGCGGAGCTTCTCTGCGCGATCGAATCGGTGCTGGCGGACGACCCGCACGGCGTGGTCGCGCTCGACCTGCACACCACGTCGAGCTTCGGACCTCCCTTCTCCTTGATCGGCGACACGCTGGCCAACCGCGCCTTTGCGGCGGGGCTGGGGCTACCCATCGTGCTCGGGCTCGAGGAGTTGCTGGACGGCACCCTGCTCGACTTTCTGCACGGCAGGGTCGCCGTGGCCGTTGGCGTGGAGGGCGGCCAGCACGACGACCCGGAGTCCGCGGACCGCCTGGAGGCGGTGGTGACGCGGGCCATCGACGAACTGAAGATGTCCGTCCGCAGGGGCGCCGCGTCCGACGGAGCCGGCGCGGAAGACATGCGTCTCAACGGACGGCCCCGCGCGCCGCGGTTCCTCGAGGTGCGCCACCGTCGGCAGGTGGACCCGCCCGCGGACGGCTTCCGCATGCGCGCGGGCTACCTGAACTTCCAGCCGGTCGGTGAGGGCGAGGTCGTCGCGGACGACGCGGACGGCCCCATCCGGGTTCCCGAGCGCGGCCGCCTCCTCATGCCGCTCTACCAGAAGCTGGGAGAGGATGGGTTCTTCGTCGTCCGTCCGATCCGTCCTTTCTGGATCAGGGTGTCGGGCATGCTGCGCCGCCGCCGCGCGGACCGCTGGGTGCACCTGCTGCCGGGCGTACAGACGTATCCGCAGCGTCCGGCCACTTACGCCGTCAACCGCAGGGTGGCGCGGTGGTTCGCGCTGGAGGTCTTCCATCTCCTGGGCTACCGGCGCGCGCGCGCGCACGGCGACGTGCTACTGGTAACGCGCCGTTAG